The following are from one region of the Capsicum annuum cultivar UCD-10X-F1 chromosome 1, UCD10Xv1.1, whole genome shotgun sequence genome:
- the LOC124896974 gene encoding photosystem I P700 chlorophyll a apoprotein A1, with amino-acid sequence MIIRSPKPEVKILVDRDPVKTSFEEWARPGHFSRTIAKGPDTTTWIWNLHADAHDFDSHTSDLEEISRKVFSAHFGQLSIIFLWLRGMYFHGARCSNYEAWLSDPTHIGPSAQVVCPIVGQEILNGDVGGGFLGIQITSGFFQIWRASGITSELQLYCTAIGALVFAVLMLFAGWFHYHKAAPKLAWFQDVESMLNHHLAGLLGLGSLSWAGHQVHISLPINQFLNAGVDPKEIPLPHEFILNRDLLAQLYPSFAEGSTPFFTLNWSKYADFLTFRGGLDPVTGGLWLTDIAHHHLAISILFLIAGHIYKTNWGIGHGLKDILEAHKGPFIGQGHKGLYEILTTSWHAQLSLNLAMLGSLTIVVAHHMYSIPPYPYLATDYGTQLSLFTHHIWIGGFLIVGAAAHAAIFMVRDYDPTTRYNDLLDRVLRHRDAIISHLNWACIFLGFHSFGLYIHNDTMSALGRPQDMFSDPAIQLQPIFAQWIQNTHALAPGATAPGATASTSLTWGSGDLVAVGGKVALLPISLGTADFLVHHIHAFTIHVTVLILLKGVLFVRSSRLIPNKANLGFHFPCDGPGRGGTCQVSDWDHVFLGLFWMYNSISVVIFHFSWKMQLDVWGSVSDQGVVTHITGGNFAQSSITINGWLRDFLWAQASQVIQSYGSSLSAYGLFFLGAHFVWAFSLMFLFSGRGYWQELIESIVWAHNKLKVAPATQPRALSIIQGRAVGVTHYLLGGIATTWAFFLARIIAVG; translated from the coding sequence ATGATTATTCGTTCGCCGAAACCAGAAGTTAAAATTTTGGTAGATAGGGATCCCGTAAAAACTTCTTTCGAGGAATGGGCCAGACCGGGtcatttctcaagaacaatagcTAAAGGGCCTGATACTACCACTTGGATCTGGAACCTACATGCTGATGCTCACGATTTCGATAGCCATACCAGTGATTTGGAGGAGATCTCTCGAAAAGTATTTAGTGCACATTTCGGTCAACTCTCCATCATCTTTCTTTGGCTGAGAGGCATGTATTTCCACGGTGCTCGTTGTTCTAATTATGAAGCGTGGCTAAGTGATCCAACTCACATTGGGCCTAGTGCCCAGGTGGTTTGTCCAATAGTGGGCCAAGAAATATTAAATGGTGACGTAGGCGGGGGTTTCCTAGGAATACAAATAACCTCTGGTTTTTTTCAGATTTGGCGAGCATCTGGAATAACTAGTGAATTACAACTCTATTGTACAGCAATTGGGGCATTGGTCTTTGCAGTGTTAATGCTTTTTGCTGGTTGGTTTCATTATCATAAAGCGGCGCCAAAATTGGCTTGGTTTCAAGATGTAGAATCTATGCTGAATCACCATTTGGCAGGGTTACTAGGACTTGGGTCTCTCTCTTGGGCGGGGCATCAAGTACACATATCTTTACCGATTAACCAATTTCTAAATGCTGGAGTAGATCCTAAAGAGATACCACTTCctcatgaatttattttgaatcgAGATCTTTTGGCTCAACTTTATCCCAGTTTTGCCGAGGGATCAACCCCATTTTTCACCTTGAATTGGTCAAAATATGCGGACTTTCTTACTTTTCGTGGAGGATTAGATCCAGTAACTGGGGGTCTGTGGCTGACTGATATTGCCCATCACCATTTAGCTATCTCGATTCTTTTCCTGATAGCGGGTCACATATATAAGACCAACTGGGGTATTGGTCATGGACTAAAAGATATTTTAGAAGCCCATAAAGGTCCATTTATAGGTCAGGGCCATAAAGGCCTATATGAGATCCTAACAACGTCATGGCATGCTCAATTATCTCTTAACTTAGCTATGTTAGGCTCTTTAACCATTGTTGTAGCTCATCATATGTATTCCATACCCCCTTATCCATATCTAGCTACTGACTATGGTACACAACTGTCATTGTTCACACATCACATATGGATTGGTGGATTTCTCATAGTTGGTGCTGCCGCGCATGCAGCCATTTTTATGGTAAGAGATTATGATCCAACTACTCGGTACAATGATCTATTAGATCGTGTCCTTAGGCATCGTGATGCAATCATATCCCATCTCAACTGGGCATGTATATTTCTAGGCTTTCACAGTTTTGGTTTGTATATTCATAATGATACCATGAGCGCTTTAGGGCGTCCTCAAGATATGTTTTCAGATCCCGCTATACAATTACAACCCATTTTTGCTCAATGGATACAAAACACCCATGCTTTAGCACCTGGTGCAACGGCTCCTGGTGCAACAGCAAGCACCAGTTTAACTTGGGGGAGTGGTGATTTAGTGGCAGTGGGTGGCAAGGTGGCTTTGTTGCCTATTTCATTAGGAACCGCCGATTTCTTGGTACATCACATTCATGCATTTACGATTCATGTGACGGTATTGATACTCTTGAAAGGTGTTCTATTTGTTCGCAGTTCTCGTTTGATACCGAATAAGGCAAATCTTGGTTTTCATTTTCCTTGTGATGGACCTGGAAGAGGGGGTACATGTCAAGTATCGGACTGGGATCATGTCTTCTTAGGACTATTCTGGATGTACAATTCAATTTCAGTAGTAATATTTCATTTCAGTTGGAAAATGCAGTTAGATGTTTGGGGTAGTGTAAGTGATCAAGGGGTAGTAACTCATATCACGGGAGGAAACTTTGCGCAGAGTTCCATTACTATTAATGGGTGGCTCCGCGATTTCTTATGGGCACAGGCATCCCAGGTAATTCAGTCTTATGGTTCTTCATTATCTGCATATGGCCTTTTTTTCCTAGGCGCTCATTTTGTCTGGGCTTTTAGTTTAATGTTTCTATTCAGCGGACGTGGTTATTGGCAAGAACTTATTGAATCCATCGTTTGGGctcataataaattaaaagttgCTCCTGCTACTCAGCCGAGAGCCTTGAGCATTATACAAGGACGTGCTGTAGGAGTAACCCATTACCTTCTGGGTGGAATTGCCACAACATGGGCATTCTTCTTAGCAAGAATTATTGCAGTAGGATAA